The genomic stretch GCAGGCCCGTCACCAGCGCGTGAAGGTGGATGAAGAAGCGCGGGCCGTCTCCGGCATGAAGGAAGGGCAGCCGCTGCTCCACCCGCGTGCCCGCGCGGAGCAGCGCCGCCAGCAGCCGCTCCTTGAACGGGCGGAGCTGCTCGGCCGTCACGTTCTGCTCCAGCACCGTCTGCAGCAGCGCGAGCAGCCGCGTCAGGGCCTCCTCGCCATCCAGCGACTCGGCCACCGTGCGCGCCAGTCGGGGCCCCGTCCAGGCGGAGGTGTCCTCCGCCAGCAGTCCGTCCAACCGGGCGAACCACGCGAAGAGCAGGTCCTCCAGCAGCGCCAGGAACAGCGCCTCCTTGGTGGGGAAGTAGAGGAACACCGTGCCCTTGGCCAGCAGCGCCCGGCCGGCCACGTCCGCCATCTTCACCTCGGCGTAGGACGTCGCCTGATACAGGGCCAGGGCCTCATCCAGGATGAGCCGCCGCCGCGCTTCCTTGTCCTCGTCCTTGCGAGCTCGCTGGGGCAGGGCCCGCTTCGCCTTCGCCGCTGGGGTACTGACCATGACGCATGGATGAATGACCCACGGTCACTCGTCAAGTGACTGAAGGTCATTTGTCCGCCAGGTGGCCAGGTGAGGACATGTGTGGTGGAGTGCGCGCCATGCGTCCCATCGAGGCGGAGCTCCTGTCGGGCAGCGCGCTGTACCGGGAGGTGGTGTTGGAGAAGCTGCTCCACGCCCGGGAGTCGGTGTGGATGGCCACGGCCAACGTGAAGGCGATGTTCGTGGAGCACGGTGGCCGCTTCGTCCCGCTGGTGGACGTGCTGGACACGCTCGCCGCGCGTGGAGTGGCGCTGCGGCTGTTGCACGCGGAGCTGCCGAGCCGGCCCTTTCGCGCCGCCTTCGACAGACAGGCGCGGCTGGTGGCGGGGGGCCTGTCGCTCAAGGTCTGCCCGCGCGTGCACTTCAAGGCGGTGGTGGTGGATGGCGCCTGGGCATACCTGGGCAGCGCCAACCTCACCGGCGCGGGGCTGGGCGCCAAGGGCGACTCCGCGCGCAACTTCGAGCTGGGCTTCGTCACCGAGGACTTCGACGTCATCGACCGGGTGACGGCGCTCTACGAAGCGGTGTGGAGCGGCGCCGAGTGCAAGGCATGCAAGCTCCGCGCGGTGTGCCCCGACCCCATTCTGCCCGCAGGCAAGCGAGCGCCCACGCCGCGCCGTCCTCGCGCGGCTGCCCCACGTCTGGGCAAGGCGCGCCGTCTCCAGCGGGGCGCGAAGGCCGCCACGCGCTAGGTTTGTCACACAGCGCGTAGGGGGCGCCCGGCGCGGCTGGCAGGCGTCCGGGACTCGGGCTGAAATCGCAGCCCTTCCGCTGTACCGTTCCGCCGTTACTCGCGCGCTTCTCGTCCCGCATCAGGAAGCCCCCCTTGCGCCCGGCCACCCTCTCCGCCACCTCACCCCCCGAGTTGGAGTCGCAACTCGAGCTGCGGCGCCGCAACTTCCTCCTGTGCGCCGCGGGGCTCGCGCTGTCGCTCGTGATGCAGCCGCTGACGCTGGGGCAGGTCGTCACGCAGATGCTCTGGGTCCACCTGGGCTGGTGTGCCGCCTTCATCTTCCTGGGCGTGGCGGTGGGAGCCCGGTGGCTGTCGCCTCGCACCAGCGGCCTGGCCGCCGCCGTCGTCAGCCTGGTGGGGCTCACGCTGGACATCCACTTCACGGGGGGCATCTACAGCCCCTTCTTCCCCTCGCTGTACGCGGTGCCGCTCATCATCTGTGTCTTCACGCCGGGGCACCGCCGTCCCACGCAGCTGGCCAGCGCGCTCACGTTGGTATCCATGTGGGTGACGTGCTGGACCTCGGGCGCGTCGCTGCAGGTGGCGGTGTCGCAGGGCCTGTCCTTCGCGTTCGTGGCGTGGGTGTCCGTGCTCGGCTCGCAGACGTTCCGCCGGTTGAGGGACGCGGAGCGGGAAGCGGACGAGGAGCGGGTGGTGGCGCTGGAGCGCCTGGCGGAGAGCGAACGGCTGCGCGCCCAGGTGGACCTGCACCGCGCGGAGATGGAGCGGCTGGCGCTGGTGGGGCAGCTGGCCGCGGGCGTGGCGCACCAGGTGAACAACCCGCTGTCCTATGTGAAGTCC from Myxococcus xanthus encodes the following:
- a CDS encoding phospholipase D-like domain-containing protein, yielding MRPIEAELLSGSALYREVVLEKLLHARESVWMATANVKAMFVEHGGRFVPLVDVLDTLAARGVALRLLHAELPSRPFRAAFDRQARLVAGGLSLKVCPRVHFKAVVVDGAWAYLGSANLTGAGLGAKGDSARNFELGFVTEDFDVIDRVTALYEAVWSGAECKACKLRAVCPDPILPAGKRAPTPRRPRAAAPRLGKARRLQRGAKAATR
- a CDS encoding TetR/AcrR family transcriptional regulator yields the protein MVSTPAAKAKRALPQRARKDEDKEARRRLILDEALALYQATSYAEVKMADVAGRALLAKGTVFLYFPTKEALFLALLEDLLFAWFARLDGLLAEDTSAWTGPRLARTVAESLDGEEALTRLLALLQTVLEQNVTAEQLRPFKERLLAALLRAGTRVEQRLPFLHAGDGPRFFIHLHALVTGLRQMADVAPVARAVLEALPHLAPLRVDFTAELTAALTTLLRGLESR
- a CDS encoding sensor histidine kinase, whose product is MRPATLSATSPPELESQLELRRRNFLLCAAGLALSLVMQPLTLGQVVTQMLWVHLGWCAAFIFLGVAVGARWLSPRTSGLAAAVVSLVGLTLDIHFTGGIYSPFFPSLYAVPLIICVFTPGHRRPTQLASALTLVSMWVTCWTSGASLQVAVSQGLSFAFVAWVSVLGSQTFRRLRDAEREADEERVVALERLAESERLRAQVDLHRAEMERLALVGQLAAGVAHQVNNPLSYVKSNLGYLDEELREPSPDVEDLRRVVDETQQGVLRIQQIVTELRDFSRANAQDEEACVVAEALAKARWLASAELRGLSEVVEDVPPDLPRVRMGLGRLVEVLVKLLLNAAQAADDARPRRPGRIILRARTFQDGVRLEVEDNGEGIPESMLPRLFEPFSAVPRAKAAGLALSVCRDQVESVGGTLSAENHPDGGTRFVLDLQPAPMPAPV